The Solenopsis invicta isolate M01_SB chromosome 12, UNIL_Sinv_3.0, whole genome shotgun sequence DNA window CGAGTACGTGGAATGCCACATTTCCATCGTGAACGTCGAGAGCGCGAGTAACCGGCACGTACTAGCGACTACAAGTTTCTTAGTATAACAGTGAGATTGATAGCCTTATAAGATAACGTTGTACATTCACGAATGTATCTAGAAGAATATTATGACTTATAATCTCTTTAAAAACTGAAACTGTGatcattaataaacattattatagcTAACTAATTATCATAGCTAATTAAAAGTGAAGTAAAGTAACAAATTGAATACTGATTCTGAAAAATCAAACtatgtacatacattaaaacatttttttaaacttttgccAAAGTTAATAGCAATTAATAAAGATCATTAGCGGTGTTccaaaaaaacaagaataattaGATGAAGAAATTTTATGGGTGAAATTGATATGTAGCTGTGTATAAGCGTAGAGAGCTATAACTAAAGAGAAACGAACAACTTTCACGTAGTTCGAAAATAATCGGTGATATAATGCACGATAATGTTTAGTTCGCTGGCCGCAGTCAACGACTCGACAGCCAATGCAAAATTTCGATTGTAAAATTCGAGGTTCAGTGCGATTACAAGGAAAACACAGGAGAAAAGAGAGAATACGGTCGAGCCACTTTCACGTAACGATAGCGCTGTAATCTACGATGTAATGTCGAATTACATAAACCTTGTATGAGGATATTAAATTTCACGCGGGAGAGTAAGGAATTTACTATCGTTGCAAActtgttaataattataaatcggCAATTTCTTTCACGTTTCATGTCACGTGCTACACATTATTTGATGCACGTTGGAgatcaaatatgtatatacgtatatggatacaaatatgtgtttattttctggaaaaaaaattattaaatatcacacTTTTGcgttttctttcctctttcacTGTGCACTGCTGTAAATCAATAGCGAATAAAGCAGGATTTCAATTCTCAACTCTTAAAATGACCCTTAAAAATGGtgtttacttttatattcaatgtaatatgggaattatttaaattaatgagtaTTAAAAaggttatattttttatatttacagtaatttattttaattaaagaaaaataaacagaaatttatttttatatacaatacacAATGTAATTTGTGTATCCACAATTTactgaaaaatgtaaatattattttttggaaaatatataaaattaatttattaataataaaaactctatctaattaattgtatcttatttctttgataatattttataataatttactgatTTATCTTAACTCTAATTTTTTGAACGtcttattaagtaaaaattgaagtaaaattaaCACTCTATATTCCGTGAAACATTGTATGAAGGAGACAAACGCGTATCGCGTTGCATTTTGACTTTTCTGCAGTGCAGGTCACTTCCTGGCGCAACTGGCGGCGATAGTCAGCTAACACGGGGCACGTTGGTTCGTTGAATTGGATTACGTGATGTCGGGCGGGGGATTTGCACGCGAAAAAAATCGGTCGAAACCCGTCCAACCATGAAAGCTGGTGGTGGCCGACGGCACAGTTCGGCTCGCAACGACCGGGCCCCATATAGAAGTGCGTCGCGACGCGGCCGCCAGTTTTGTCCCGCTGCCCTTAGGATATCGTCGTTCAGCAATCATGAGATTCCTTGTAAGTCTTGCGCGATCGCGACCCTAAAAGTCTCGCGCGGAATTTCGCGACGCGATGCATGCGCTTAGAAAGTGCCGATCAAAATCTGATCCGTGGAGCGATCGACGTCCGAGCGAGTGTGCTCGTTTTTGCTTTCCAATCTCACGTTGATCGTAAAATCGTCGCAGTTTTATTCCTAAGTCTACATAAtcgtaaaagagaaaaaaagagacgaAAAGCAAAAACTTTATCGCTCGCTGACTGTCAAGTGAAAAACGTGTTAAATATCTCCATTTCAGAGTATAAAAAATTGACCGAACCGAACGCTCGCATTTAATGGTCTCCTTTTTATCCTTATTTTTTGTGATGGTGTTAACACGTTTGGCATGTTGGttcgttaaaaatataaaaggaagTTCGCTAACTCTTCGGTAAAGTAActcttctcattttttttcattcttttcttttgaaatttatgaCCGATTTCCCTAAGATTTTTTGTTATGCGCTCTATTATGTTAATCCTATTCTATGACTTTTATTCAGAAAGAGTCAAGGTTCTAGATATTTTATTGACGATTTGAATTACAAAACGTTAATATAACTTTGCGTgtgtaaataatgttattataaaatcaataacgaCTTTATTTCAAGATATATGTTCGTTATATAATACCTCAGCGAGATACCATGCACGCAATCGTCACGCTTGGAAAATGTCGTATTGCATTTCTTCTGATATGAATCGAGATCTATTGAATGAAAAAGTATAAGCTAGTTGAATTTGCATATCTACGATTGATACATTTCTCATGATGCAAATTACGACGCCAAtgaatgaataattaatgtcagctaagaaaaatcttatttacgtatgcaaataaaaatttatcgactttctaaaatttccattttacattgaaatgtataaataattacgcACATTTGTCCGATTTTTATTAACGCAAAAGAATCTACGCAAATAGGAACggttttactaaaatatctCAAAAGTTGAGTTGGTACAGATCTAAAAGTAATTTCATTGAATCACCAAagtaattatgtaggacgctcaagttATTAGAATAACGAAACTTTTTATCCTTTTagcatcttacataattattttggtgacccaacaaaattattttcagatctatatctatGGATCTATGTCTTATAgttataactaattaaaaaaaaattttaagatacttCAATAAAATCGTCCGCGAATGTTTTGAATTTTTGTGTGTTCAAAAAGGCGTTATTTGATACATTACTGTTTTTCAGTTCTTGATCCTCTTTGTGGCTCCCGTGTTGGCCACGGAATTCAACAGTGAGTAATCAATTTAATGaacactttatatttttttcattttttttatcaaataacgTGAAACTTTCTcttcaataattgaaaatttgtatttgttgcTAATTATCTTCTAGGTCACATTCGGGAACGCAGACAGTCATCCAATTACCGAGCTTACAATCAAGCACCGGCGGCAATCAAGCAGATACTAGCCGCGCAGCAGTATCGCGATCCGATCGTTCATCTCCCGCCGCAACCGGTGCCGAATCTGGGGCCCGCGTCGCCCATCGAGCCTCAGTTAGTGCAGCAAAGCCAGCTGGCTACGTATCGACCGAATATACAAGTAGGTCAGGCGCCTCAGCAGCCAACCTACAAACAGATCCCCGTAAGACCAGCTCAGTACAATCCGCCATCCGCCGCTCAGCAACAATACAATCCGCAATACCTTGGCAATTATGCGCCGCAAGCGCAACCACAGCCGCAGCAGCAACAAGCCGCCCAGACCAATTATCAGTATTCTAGAAATTTGCCGCCGCAGCTCCAACAGCTCGTGCAGATCCAGCAAAACCTGCCTAATGCGATTCCGCAAGGACAACATCAGGGATAATCTGCCTAATTAGAGCGGAACGACGATATCTAAAAGACATCGGGCGATTTTCTTTTCATAGAACATCGAACCTTCTTTTTCCAAGAACATCCATCATTTCGTATCACTTCACCCATTCTATTCATCACATTTTACAATAGGCGAATTCGTAATCTATACGTAATCTTCACTGAAATGCGAGGGTATTAGTAACTGTTTATTCctattcgtaaatattttattacaaatgttgATCTGTTCGGACGAACTAAATCGAAAGAGTTaagttaatagtttttatttttattctaatagttaaaaaatattatttttctgtaagaaAGTTA harbors:
- the LOC105198190 gene encoding activating signal cointegrator 1 complex subunit 2 homolog, with protein sequence MRFLFLILFVAPVLATEFNSHIRERRQSSNYRAYNQAPAAIKQILAAQQYRDPIVHLPPQPVPNLGPASPIEPQLVQQSQLATYRPNIQVGQAPQQPTYKQIPVRPAQYNPPSAAQQQYNPQYLGNYAPQAQPQPQQQQAAQTNYQYSRNLPPQLQQLVQIQQNLPNAIPQGQHQG